The genomic interval ATAGAAAGTTGATGCTTGTCCTTTTCCACTTTGGTCATATAATTTTCCGCTCATTCTATCTCTGTCAGACAACATTTCCACCAATTTCTTTTTTCCTTGGTATTGTACTTTTCCTATAAATGATTTTAAATTGTATTCGTTTCCATTCATTTTATGATGAACTCCACCTAATTGAAAAAGTGGTTCAAATAGTTTTCGCATTGTAGTTTTTACTTTTACTCCATCTTTATCAGGTGAGTAAATTCTCCACATTGCATCACTTTCTTTCGTTCTTGACCAACATTGACCATAGAAACTGTTTCTACTTTCAATATTAAATTCCATTCCGTTTGGGAAAATACCAGTAGCATTTAATATAAAATTTTCAAATGGGTCTTCCCAAAGGTTTGGTTTGACTAATGCTAATTTTCTTTCTTCAAAAAGTTCTCTTAATCTACTAAAACTAAAAATTCGATAAACGCTTTTGTCAAGTTCTTCGTCTGTTAGAAATATTAAATTATCATTCATTCTGGTCGGTTTCTGGGTATGTTGCACAACTTGTATATATGTCTGATATCGTCAGACATATCTCCCCGAATACGGGTGTATATGTCTGACAAACGTCAGTCATTATTTATTAGGCCAATATATAGATAATTCTTTACAAATCATCAGAAGCACTTTTAATATATAACAAGCTTTTTATGATAAAATAAAA from Flavobacterium ovatum carries:
- a CDS encoding DUF2971 domain-containing protein, which translates into the protein MNDNLIFLTDEELDKSVYRIFSFSRLRELFEERKLALVKPNLWEDPFENFILNATGIFPNGMEFNIESRNSFYGQCWSRTKESDAMWRIYSPDKDGVKVKTTMRKLFEPLFQLGGVHHKMNGNEYNLKSFIGKVQYQGKKKLVEMLSDRDRMSGKLYDQSGKGQASTFYFKRWAFRHENEVRLMYNGNQDPLANGNVFKFDIDPIDLIDEIVFDPRMKKTDYEIKKEITRNWGFDKKIIQSGLYKIEEFRLLVNDL